The DNA window GGCATCAGTTATCGGACGGCCTTTCGCTGGTGGAAAGCGGGCCAGATTCCCGGCTATCAGGCTCCGACCGGCACCATCATTGTGCAAGAGCCGAAAGAGCCAGCCGCGCCAGCGCAGCGGGTCGCCATCTATGCCCGCGTCCCGTCTCATGAGCATCAGGCGAACTTAGATCGGCAAGCGGAACGGTTGCTCTCGTACTGCGCTGCGAAGGGCTATCAGGTGAGCAAAGTCGTGAAAGAGATCGCCTCCGGCGTCAATGATAGCCGCCCCAAACTGCTGGCGCTCTTAGAGGACCAGGCCATCACCTTGATGGTGGTGGAACATCGGGACCGGCTCACCCGTTTTGGTTTCCGCTATCTGGAGACGCTTTTGCGGGAACAGGGCCGCACCATTGAAGTGGTCAATCAGGCAGAAAACGAGACCGAAGACCTCATGGCCGATCTCACCTCTATCCTCTATTCGTTCACCGCCCGTCTCTATGGGAGACGCCGGGCCAAACGCAAAACCGAAGCGCTGGTCAAACAGTTGGAAGCGGGGGAGGATGCCGATGCAATTGGTTGAGCAGCATGTGATCGGGAAGTCCGACCCACGCTTTGCCGCCATTGACGCAGCGGCGTTCAAGGCGAAAAATCTCTACAACGCCGCCAATTATCTCGTGCGGCAAGCCTTTATTTTTGAGCGGC is part of the Ktedonobacterales bacterium genome and encodes:
- a CDS encoding IS607 family transposase produces the protein GISYRTAFRWWKAGQIPGYQAPTGTIIVQEPKEPAAPAQRVAIYARVPSHEHQANLDRQAERLLSYCAAKGYQVSKVVKEIASGVNDSRPKLLALLEDQAITLMVVEHRDRLTRFGFRYLETLLREQGRTIEVVNQAENETEDLMADLTSILYSFTARLYGRRRAKRKTEALVKQLEAGEDADAIG